From the genome of Xyrauchen texanus isolate HMW12.3.18 chromosome 22, RBS_HiC_50CHRs, whole genome shotgun sequence, one region includes:
- the LOC127662879 gene encoding protein ZNF365-like, with translation MQQKVCTRNTALFVKNGQVCGAGAPPQYPFRCPRCGEHERFQSLASLRAHLEYSHPFHTKHDISLLYTRDHCNTDHMKVCKSSNSDMHKVRDAGTNTNSNSNGRGELKLMTPEMRPEQKRTSPERSINVGAVSAGVGPLSAPVVSVEKRLEGMMRTANSSMERRLLRLSSELAQTDTAILCERAHSHHLAQEKQEVLERERALSRQVDAAVMVIATLKQQLSISEHELERREQEVITIQKFLEAAAQHEMCGKVRLRRFIEGLLRRISLAERLLEYYQSAPHRHCCTAHPVPMSSELGPQRITQSRSSGEFFEQDEEQRLHGQSGWGLSKATGGRLGFESWHQRRRSDGYEV, from the exons ATGCAGCAGAAAGTGTGCACACGCAACACAGCGCTCTTTGTGAAGAACGGTCAGGTGTGTGGAGCCGGCGCCCCTCCACAGTATCCATTCCGCTGCCCGCGATGTGGAGAACATGAACGTTTTCAGAGTCTAGCCTCTCTCAGAGCTCACCTAGAGTACAGCCACCCGTttcatactaaacatgacatcaGCCTCCTATATACAAGAGATCACTGTAATACGGACCACATGAAAGTCTGCAAAAGCTCCAATTCTGACATGCATAAAGTACGTGATGCTGGCACAAATACTAATTCAAACTCAAATGGGAGAGGAGAgctcaaactcatgactccagaaaTGCGCCCTGAGCAGAAGCGGACTTCCCCAGAGAGGAGCATCAATGTTGGGGCTGTATCAGCTGGTGTGGGGCCCCTCTCAGCTCCAGTGGTGTCGGTGGAGAAGAGGCTGGAAGGGATGATGAGGACAGCCAATAGCAGTATGGAACGACGTCTACTGCGGCTCAGCTCAGAGCTGGCTCAGACAGACACAGCCATACTGTGTGAGCGTGCTCACTCGCATCACCTGGCCCAGGAAAAACAGGAAGTGCTGGAGCGAGAGCGGGCGCTCAGCAGACAGGTTGACGCCGCGGTCATGGTGATTGCCACACTGAAGCAACAGCTCAGCATCTCGGAGCATGAACTGGAAAGGAGGGAACA GGAAGTCATTACCATTCAGAAATTTCTGGAAGCAGCAGCACAGCATGAGATGTGTGGGAAGGTTCGTTTGCGACGGTTCATTGAGGGCCTGCTGCGGCGGATTTCGTTGGCAGAGAGACTACTGGAATATTACCAGAGCGCCCCCCACAGGCATTGTTGCACAGCTCACCCT GTCCCCATGTCATCTGAGCTTGGTCCGCAGAGAATAACTCAAAGCAG GTCTTCAGGAGAGTTTTTTGAGCAAGATGAGGAGCAGCGGCTACATGGTCAGTCTGGATGGGGACTGTCCAAAGCCACTGGAGGCAGACTGGGTTTTGAGAGCTGGCACCAGCGGAGGAGGTCTGATGGGTATGAGGTTTAG